Proteins from a genomic interval of Desulfofustis limnaeus:
- a CDS encoding UbiA-like polyprenyltransferase: MSRIENAGEGETVFGKLAILLEMIKFKLTVFALPFAFTGAFLAARGVPRWPTFFWIVVAMVGARTCAMAFNRIVDHRFDAANPRTAERALPTGAVKRGEAWLLTFGSGVLFFLACWNLNRLTLQLAPLALSLTLVYSLTKRFTALCHLILGLALSFAPLGGWVAVTGSLSGYPWALSLGVIFWVAGFDTVYACLDADFDRQTGLHSLPSRLGRKNAFRLAGVFHFLAFLLFFATGWQQDLNAWYFAGLAVTAGALLYQHLIVSPTDLSRIHASFFSMNGLISIAIFCATWLALATG, encoded by the coding sequence ATGTCCCGGATCGAAAACGCTGGGGAGGGTGAGACGGTGTTCGGCAAGCTGGCCATTTTGCTGGAGATGATCAAGTTCAAATTGACCGTTTTCGCTCTGCCGTTCGCGTTCACCGGGGCCTTTCTCGCCGCCCGGGGAGTGCCCCGGTGGCCGACTTTTTTCTGGATCGTCGTCGCCATGGTCGGTGCCCGGACCTGCGCCATGGCCTTTAACCGGATCGTCGACCACCGTTTCGATGCCGCCAATCCACGCACCGCCGAGCGGGCGCTGCCCACCGGTGCGGTCAAACGGGGCGAAGCCTGGTTGCTGACGTTTGGCTCGGGTGTGCTGTTTTTTCTGGCCTGCTGGAACCTCAACCGGCTGACCTTGCAACTGGCGCCACTGGCTCTGTCGCTGACTCTGGTCTATTCCCTGACCAAGCGCTTCACCGCTTTGTGCCATTTGATTCTCGGCCTGGCGCTGTCTTTTGCGCCGCTGGGCGGTTGGGTGGCGGTAACCGGCTCCCTGTCAGGCTATCCGTGGGCACTGTCGTTGGGGGTGATCTTCTGGGTGGCCGGCTTCGATACCGTGTACGCCTGCCTCGATGCCGATTTCGACCGGCAGACCGGTCTCCATTCGCTGCCGTCACGGCTCGGCCGCAAGAACGCCTTCCGGCTGGCCGGGGTCTTTCATTTCCTCGCTTTCCTGCTTTTCTTCGCCACCGGCTGGCAGCAGGATCTGAACGCTTGGTACTTCGCCGGTCTGGCGGTAACGGCCGGGGCCCTGCTCTACCAACACCTGATCGTCAGCCCCACCGATTTGTCACGGATCCACGCCTCGTTCTTCTCCATGAACGGGCTCATCTCCATCGCCATCTTCTGTGCCACCTGGCTGGCGCTGGCGACCGGCTGA
- a CDS encoding HEPN domain-containing protein has translation MLELENMTSISFQTFEYVIQDATDLLNHFDKLNTNPPPHEIEVLKRSGLVMALAALETYVEDRIAEAVDKVSGAGSENSILVKFYKSSLENDLKYFHTPNTDRVKNIFEKYLGINVTNGWSWNNYDSKRACTELNTITKKRGDIAHRSWRPQEGQPVSHIVTRDELRKHIRFIRDLVKATDEFIEKNL, from the coding sequence ATGTTGGAGTTAGAGAATATGACATCAATATCATTCCAGACATTTGAATATGTGATTCAAGATGCGACAGACCTTTTAAATCATTTTGATAAATTAAATACTAACCCTCCTCCTCATGAAATCGAGGTGCTAAAACGTTCTGGACTTGTAATGGCACTTGCTGCTCTAGAAACATACGTAGAAGATAGAATAGCAGAAGCAGTAGATAAAGTATCTGGAGCTGGATCAGAGAATAGTATTCTTGTCAAATTTTACAAATCTTCGCTGGAAAATGATTTAAAATATTTTCACACACCTAATACAGATAGAGTGAAAAATATTTTTGAGAAATATTTAGGAATTAATGTAACCAATGGTTGGTCCTGGAATAATTATGATTCCAAAAGAGCTTGTACCGAGCTAAACACAATTACAAAGAAAAGGGGCGACATTGCTCATCGATCTTGGAGGCCGCAAGAGGGTCAGCCAGTATCGCATATAGTTACAAGAGACGAATTACGAAAACATATTAGGTTTATACGAGATTTGGTAAAAGCTACAGATGAATTTATTGAAAAAAATCTATAA
- a CDS encoding IS5 family transposase: MTQFGLFDYHKRLSRIDKAGDPLIELNKVVDWEQFRVLINRALEKPRKSPAGAKGYDPILLFKILILQSLYNLSDEAMEYQILDRYSFSRFLGIREGSKVPDATTIFRFRDELAKAGVVELLFTQFDQFLREHGFRAQKGQIVDASIIRVPTQRNSREENEDIKAGTPITSWDEPKRRQKDTDARWTKKNGKAFFGYKNHVSIDVGHKFIRSYEVTDASVHDSQVFTELLDPENTSNDVWADSAYRSEESLQELAQQGFQEHLQLKGNRHRKLTDEERQANRTRSKIRSRVEHVFGVMAMRTGSTLMRGIGMVRIRAKIGLRNLAYNVSRFALLATA; this comes from the coding sequence ATGACACAATTCGGCCTCTTCGATTATCACAAGCGACTCTCCCGGATCGATAAAGCCGGTGATCCCCTGATCGAACTCAATAAGGTGGTTGATTGGGAACAGTTCCGTGTCCTCATCAACCGTGCACTTGAGAAACCGCGTAAATCTCCAGCCGGTGCCAAGGGCTACGACCCAATCCTGCTGTTCAAGATCCTGATTCTCCAGTCTTTGTACAATCTCTCCGACGAGGCCATGGAGTATCAGATCCTTGATCGCTATTCGTTTTCCCGGTTCCTTGGTATTCGTGAAGGTTCCAAGGTGCCCGATGCCACCACCATCTTCCGCTTCCGGGATGAACTGGCCAAAGCCGGCGTGGTGGAGCTGCTGTTTACCCAGTTCGATCAGTTCCTCCGTGAGCATGGCTTTCGTGCGCAAAAGGGCCAGATTGTCGATGCCTCCATTATCCGCGTTCCCACTCAGCGCAACAGCCGGGAAGAAAACGAAGATATCAAAGCCGGCACACCCATCACCTCATGGGACGAACCGAAACGCCGGCAAAAAGATACCGATGCCCGCTGGACCAAGAAGAACGGCAAAGCGTTCTTTGGCTACAAGAACCATGTCAGTATCGACGTCGGTCACAAGTTCATTCGCAGCTATGAGGTCACCGACGCCAGTGTCCATGACAGTCAAGTGTTTACCGAGCTGCTTGACCCGGAAAATACCAGTAATGACGTCTGGGCCGATTCTGCGTACCGTTCCGAAGAATCGTTGCAGGAGTTGGCACAACAAGGGTTTCAAGAACACCTGCAGCTCAAGGGCAACCGGCACCGAAAGCTGACCGACGAAGAGCGCCAGGCGAATCGGACCAGATCGAAGATCCGTAGCCGTGTCGAACATGTCTTCGGGGTGATGGCCATGCGTACCGGCAGTACACTGATGCGCGGGATTGGCATGGTCAGAATCAGGGCCAAGATCGGCTTGCGCAATTTGGCTTACAATGTGAGCCGTTTTGCACTGCTGGCCACCGCTTAA
- the mqnC gene encoding cyclic dehypoxanthinyl futalosine synthase, with translation MKLSAILVAAAAGERIDDAGFMLAAERADLYELAFCADAIRRRLHPGNVVTYVIDRNINYTDICISGCTFCAYYKAPGQGGSVLPRQELLAKIEETKQLGGTQILLQGGLHPDLPLEWYEDLVRCIKATGIHLHGFSPPEIQHLSHLSGLEIDEVLGRLIGAGLDSIPGGGAEILSDRVRSRIAPRKCSADQWLAVMEAAHRQGLRTTATMMFGHIETMAERLEHLRRLRDLQDRTGGFTAFIPWPFQADNTVLGSQQRFATSGLAYLRMLALSRIYLDNIANLQASWVTQGPKIAQVSLFFGANDFGSTMIEENVVAAAGVSFRLGEEEIRRLVADAGFTPRQRLMDYRMVEKSL, from the coding sequence ATGAAGCTCTCAGCTATTTTAGTGGCGGCGGCAGCCGGTGAGCGAATCGACGATGCCGGGTTCATGCTGGCGGCGGAGCGGGCCGATCTCTACGAGTTGGCCTTCTGCGCCGACGCCATTCGCCGGCGGCTGCACCCGGGCAACGTGGTCACCTATGTGATCGACCGCAATATCAACTATACCGATATCTGCATCTCCGGCTGTACCTTCTGCGCCTATTACAAGGCGCCGGGGCAGGGCGGCTCGGTACTGCCGCGCCAGGAACTGCTGGCCAAGATCGAAGAAACCAAACAACTCGGCGGTACCCAGATCCTGCTCCAGGGCGGCCTTCATCCAGATCTGCCACTGGAGTGGTACGAAGATCTGGTACGCTGCATCAAGGCCACCGGTATTCACCTGCACGGGTTTTCCCCACCGGAGATCCAGCATCTGTCTCACTTGTCCGGCCTGGAGATCGACGAGGTACTGGGCCGGCTCATCGGTGCCGGCCTGGATTCCATCCCCGGCGGTGGGGCCGAGATCCTCAGCGACCGGGTACGGTCCCGTATCGCCCCGCGCAAATGCAGTGCCGACCAGTGGCTGGCGGTGATGGAAGCGGCGCATCGGCAGGGTCTGCGAACCACGGCGACGATGATGTTCGGCCATATCGAAACCATGGCTGAACGGCTGGAGCACCTGCGCCGACTGCGTGACCTGCAGGATCGCACCGGTGGCTTCACCGCCTTCATACCCTGGCCGTTCCAGGCCGATAACACTGTGCTTGGCAGCCAGCAGCGCTTTGCTACCAGTGGGCTGGCGTATTTAAGGATGCTCGCCCTGTCACGCATCTATCTGGACAATATTGCCAACCTCCAGGCCTCCTGGGTCACCCAGGGGCCGAAGATCGCCCAAGTGTCTCTGTTCTTTGGGGCCAACGATTTCGGCAGCACGATGATCGAAGAAAACGTGGTGGCGGCTGCTGGGGTCAGTTTTCGTCTCGGTGAGGAGGAGATTCGTCGTCTCGTGGCTGATGCCGGGTTTACGCCGCGACAGCGGCTCATGGATTACCGGATGGTTGAGAAGTCGCTATGA
- the malQ gene encoding 4-alpha-glucanotransferase yields MSTRPPVPAARTFLHDERASGILAHLTSLPGPFGIGDIGPAALAFLDFLAAAGQRYWQILPTCPTNPVFDNSPYMSTSARAGSPLLLAPQLLHDQGLITTAELAAGGDFSPYLVDYQRVARFKSQLLDQAFHRFSRSSRHADLFADQPGPEPWMQDFALFMAIKEAHRNAPWFSWPRGLARREPKALTKARAAYRSRIEYYLFEQRLFLAQWSRLKKGAAQRKIRLIGDIPIYIGLDSADVWAHTDLFELHPKTLQPLRVAGVPPDYFSATGQRWGNPLYRWHSTDRDVQKHLIDWWVSRLRCVFDLVDVVRIDHFRAFESYWAVPADEETALNGTWEPGPGATFFHAVHDRLGPLDIIAEDLGDISPEVIALRDNLDLPGMKVLQFAFDGNPANPFLPYNFTSPRCVVYTGTHDNDTTLGWFLSERLTENDQQRIKRFANREMHDHSPIHEDLLYLALSSVAALAVTPLQDLLGFGSDCRMNTPGVPEGNWRWRCAAEFLSNDLASRTREITQRFGR; encoded by the coding sequence ATGTCCACGCGCCCCCCCGTTCCAGCCGCCAGAACCTTTCTCCACGACGAACGCGCCAGCGGCATTCTCGCCCACCTGACCTCATTGCCGGGACCGTTCGGCATCGGCGACATCGGTCCGGCCGCGTTGGCGTTTCTCGATTTTTTGGCTGCCGCCGGTCAACGCTACTGGCAGATCCTGCCGACCTGCCCGACCAACCCGGTGTTTGACAATTCACCCTACATGAGCACCTCGGCCCGTGCCGGGTCGCCGCTGCTGCTGGCACCGCAGCTGCTCCATGATCAAGGACTGATCACCACGGCGGAGCTGGCCGCCGGTGGCGATTTCTCCCCCTATCTGGTCGACTATCAGCGGGTGGCCCGCTTCAAATCGCAGCTGTTGGATCAGGCCTTTCACCGATTCTCCCGCAGCAGCAGACACGCCGACCTGTTCGCCGACCAACCGGGACCGGAGCCGTGGATGCAAGACTTCGCCCTGTTCATGGCAATCAAGGAAGCCCACCGCAACGCCCCTTGGTTTTCCTGGCCCAGGGGTCTGGCCCGGCGGGAACCTAAAGCGCTCACCAAGGCCCGGGCCGCCTATCGGAGCCGCATCGAGTACTACCTGTTCGAGCAGCGCTTGTTTCTGGCCCAATGGTCCCGCCTGAAAAAGGGGGCGGCACAACGCAAGATCCGCCTGATTGGCGACATCCCCATCTATATCGGTCTCGACAGCGCCGATGTCTGGGCCCATACCGATCTCTTCGAATTGCACCCCAAAACCCTGCAGCCATTGCGCGTCGCCGGTGTGCCGCCCGATTACTTCAGCGCCACCGGGCAACGGTGGGGCAACCCTCTCTATCGCTGGCACAGCACTGATCGCGACGTGCAAAAACACCTCATCGACTGGTGGGTCTCCCGCCTCAGGTGCGTTTTCGATCTGGTGGACGTGGTGCGCATCGACCATTTCCGCGCCTTCGAATCCTACTGGGCGGTACCGGCTGACGAAGAGACGGCTCTCAACGGAACCTGGGAACCCGGCCCCGGAGCCACCTTCTTCCACGCCGTACACGACCGCCTCGGGCCACTGGACATCATCGCCGAGGACCTGGGCGACATCTCCCCAGAAGTCATCGCCCTGCGCGACAACCTGGACCTGCCCGGCATGAAGGTGCTGCAGTTCGCCTTCGACGGCAACCCAGCCAACCCGTTTTTGCCCTACAATTTCACCTCGCCCCGCTGCGTCGTCTACACCGGTACCCACGACAACGACACCACCCTCGGCTGGTTCCTCTCCGAACGCCTCACCGAAAACGACCAGCAGCGCATCAAGCGCTTTGCCAATCGGGAGATGCACGACCACAGCCCAATCCACGAGGACCTGCTCTACCTCGCCCTCTCCTCGGTTGCGGCCCTGGCCGTCACACCGCTGCAGGATCTGCTCGGCTTCGGTTCGGATTGCCGCATGAACACCCCCGGCGTCCCCGAGGGTAACTGGCGCTGGCGCTGCGCCGCAGAATTCCTGAGTAACGACCTGGCGTCCCGGACCAGAGAAATCACCCAACGATTCGGCCGCTGA
- a CDS encoding tyrosine-type recombinase/integrase — protein sequence MSLGEWANEYLTFARQRFSSTAYTEKCFAFREFFLSEAKPETPIASYGSKAALVHLQYQARKRSGSSANRQRKNLRAAWEWGVKFLGLPERNPFHVVPRFAEIRYERSVPTLEEFWKVYAAAEFEKDRLMLFAYLQTGARRDELFRLKWIDVDFTKKRLRLRWRKNSIGEWRESWLPVGDELLDMLKVQRKTTGKLEFVFMRCTDDGQWVPYEARGQWLKRLCKRAGVKDFGFHGIRHLFASILASKNVPLVEIQKMLRHGSIQTTARYIHSLQDGSREALEALPKLEDQSVWKVFEQDVRKNEKPTDNPHWRVGVCLRASEQSLSN from the coding sequence ATGTCTTTGGGCGAATGGGCAAATGAATATCTTACCTTTGCCCGGCAACGGTTCAGCTCGACGGCCTATACGGAGAAATGCTTTGCCTTCCGGGAATTTTTTTTAAGTGAGGCCAAGCCTGAAACACCAATTGCTTCGTACGGTTCAAAAGCGGCTCTGGTGCATCTGCAGTACCAGGCGCGAAAAAGATCCGGTAGTTCCGCCAACCGGCAGCGAAAGAATCTTCGGGCTGCTTGGGAGTGGGGCGTGAAGTTCCTTGGCTTGCCGGAGAGAAATCCGTTCCATGTGGTGCCGCGATTTGCTGAGATACGCTATGAACGAAGTGTCCCAACGCTCGAGGAGTTCTGGAAGGTCTATGCAGCGGCCGAGTTCGAGAAGGATCGGTTGATGCTGTTTGCCTATCTGCAGACCGGCGCCAGGAGGGATGAGCTGTTCCGGCTGAAATGGATTGATGTCGATTTCACCAAGAAGCGGCTGCGATTGCGATGGCGCAAGAACAGTATCGGCGAATGGCGCGAATCGTGGCTACCGGTCGGTGACGAACTGTTGGACATGCTGAAGGTGCAGAGAAAGACGACGGGAAAACTCGAATTCGTATTCATGCGCTGTACCGACGACGGGCAATGGGTGCCCTATGAAGCGCGTGGGCAGTGGCTGAAACGGTTGTGCAAGCGCGCCGGGGTCAAGGACTTCGGGTTCCACGGCATCCGGCATCTGTTCGCCTCGATTCTTGCAAGCAAGAATGTACCATTGGTCGAGATTCAGAAGATGCTGCGGCACGGCTCGATCCAGACGACCGCCCGTTACATTCATTCACTGCAGGACGGCTCGCGCGAAGCGCTCGAAGCCTTGCCGAAACTGGAGGATCAGTCGGTGTGGAAGGTGTTTGAACAAGACGTCCGGAAAAATGAAAAACCCACAGACAACCCACACTGGCGGGTGGGAGTGTGTCTGCGGGCCTCAGAACAGTCACTAAGTAACTGA
- a CDS encoding UbiX family flavin prenyltransferase translates to MNRPSGKILVALTGASGMLYLRGFLEVCAGVPDLELHGISSAAGVKVLRLEEGVAPAQLTGISRWFAADDFTAPPASGSSDYRAMVILPCSMGTLAAIASGLSANLIHRSADVMLKERRTVVLAVRETPLNRTHLLNMLAAHDAGAVICPPMPGFYLKPADLAESARYYAWRVLDQLGIDVPDRKRWGG, encoded by the coding sequence ATGAACCGACCAAGCGGAAAAATCCTGGTTGCCCTTACCGGAGCCTCGGGCATGCTTTATCTCCGCGGTTTTCTCGAGGTCTGCGCCGGTGTGCCCGATCTGGAATTGCACGGTATCAGCTCTGCTGCCGGGGTCAAGGTGCTGCGGTTGGAAGAGGGGGTAGCGCCGGCCCAACTAACCGGGATTTCCCGCTGGTTCGCCGCTGATGATTTTACCGCGCCGCCTGCCTCCGGTTCGAGCGATTACCGGGCCATGGTGATCTTGCCCTGCTCCATGGGGACGCTTGCCGCCATCGCCTCGGGGCTCTCCGCTAATCTGATTCATCGCAGCGCCGATGTCATGCTCAAGGAACGGCGCACAGTGGTTCTGGCGGTTCGGGAAACGCCGTTGAACCGCACCCATCTGCTCAATATGCTGGCGGCGCACGATGCGGGGGCGGTGATCTGCCCACCGATGCCGGGATTTTACCTCAAACCTGCCGATCTGGCCGAGTCGGCCCGTTATTATGCCTGGCGGGTGCTGGATCAGCTTGGCATCGATGTCCCGGATCGAAAACGCTGGGGAGGGTGA
- the mqnE gene encoding aminofutalosine synthase MqnE gives MDKRIEQAGLTGIHEKVRAGQRLDGDDAVRLYRCSDILAVGYLANLVRERINGDRAYFIYNQHINYSNICTNLCSFCAFGRKKGDALAYEMSVDEVREKVRARLDEPIVEIHMVGGIHPDKPFDYYLDLLRAIKEVRPEVHIQAFTCVEIAHLAALQGSTPEETLTVLRQAGLGSLPGGGAEVFSPRIREQTCKDKLPGDQWLEVAKTAHRLGLNTNATMLYGHLETIEERVEHLLALRQAQDETGGFLAFIPLAFHPRNTELSGLTGPTGMDDLKNIAVARLILDNFPHIKAYWVMIGPKLAQLALSFGADDMDGTVKEEVITHMAGAETDQAIGSTTLIELIREAGRVPVERTTLYETIAVHGVEAATR, from the coding sequence ATGGATAAGCGAATCGAGCAAGCCGGCCTGACCGGAATCCACGAAAAGGTCCGGGCCGGCCAGCGGCTCGATGGCGACGATGCCGTGCGGCTCTATCGCTGCTCGGACATCCTGGCTGTTGGGTATCTGGCCAACCTGGTGCGGGAGCGGATCAACGGCGATCGTGCCTATTTCATCTACAACCAGCATATCAACTACTCCAATATCTGCACCAATCTCTGCTCGTTCTGTGCTTTTGGTCGGAAGAAGGGAGATGCGCTCGCCTACGAGATGAGTGTCGACGAGGTCCGGGAGAAGGTCCGGGCCCGGCTCGACGAGCCGATTGTCGAGATCCACATGGTCGGCGGCATTCATCCGGATAAGCCGTTCGATTATTATCTGGATCTGTTGCGCGCCATCAAGGAGGTGCGGCCCGAGGTCCATATCCAGGCCTTTACTTGCGTGGAGATCGCCCACCTGGCTGCACTGCAGGGCTCGACCCCGGAAGAGACCCTGACCGTGCTACGCCAAGCCGGACTGGGCTCGCTGCCCGGAGGCGGAGCCGAGGTGTTCAGCCCGCGGATCAGGGAGCAGACCTGCAAGGATAAATTGCCGGGCGATCAGTGGCTGGAGGTGGCCAAGACCGCCCATCGGCTCGGGCTGAACACCAATGCCACCATGCTCTACGGCCATCTGGAGACGATCGAGGAACGGGTCGAACACCTGCTGGCCCTCCGCCAGGCACAGGATGAGACCGGCGGCTTCCTGGCCTTCATCCCGCTCGCCTTCCACCCGCGCAATACCGAGTTGAGTGGCCTCACAGGGCCTACCGGCATGGATGATTTGAAAAATATCGCCGTGGCCCGGTTGATCCTCGACAACTTCCCGCATATCAAGGCCTACTGGGTGATGATCGGCCCCAAGCTGGCTCAGCTCGCTCTTTCCTTCGGCGCCGACGATATGGACGGCACGGTCAAGGAGGAGGTGATCACCCACATGGCCGGCGCCGAGACCGATCAGGCCATCGGCAGCACCACGCTGATCGAGCTGATCCGCGAGGCCGGCCGGGTGCCGGTGGAGCGGACCACCCTGTACGAGACCATTGCGGTTCACGGCGTTGAGGCGGCGACACGATGA
- a CDS encoding sigma-70 family RNA polymerase sigma factor, which translates to MRDLSFKPSNGDNSPVLSELKENLLKAGKTEGCISFDDLNDLLPEDIKDPRDIEKIFNFLGDHNIEIVTEEKSGEKRTLSGEIWEKKDDEGGDDLQDDEPMLGLSEDDEHDAEETTTTYLREMGRFDLLTPEEEAKYSKTIRQGFESIIKAIREDASGTREITLLCERIDLWEKRDPTLKPKKQQLNFMRYNVTSAAKKYPEIRELFELQAKMEAYSRSIEVAKDTMIRANLRLVVSIAKRYMHQGLTLADLIQEGNLGLMRAVFRFDYTKGNKFSTYASWWIRQAITRAILDKTRTIRLPVHFLELRSQFFKAFYALYKELGREPTPLEISKATNLPMDKILSILEASREPISLETPVGDDDSTLGDFLENQESQSPYEAVQTRELAGRVKEILSTLSEREEKIIRLRFGIGEKAEYTLEEIGKRFNVSRERIRQIEKKALNRLRHSSRREKLKYFID; encoded by the coding sequence ATGCGCGATTTGTCATTCAAACCGAGTAATGGAGATAATTCACCGGTGCTTTCCGAACTCAAAGAAAACCTGCTCAAGGCTGGAAAAACAGAAGGGTGCATCAGTTTTGACGATCTCAACGACCTGTTGCCGGAGGATATAAAGGATCCGCGCGATATCGAAAAAATTTTTAATTTTCTCGGGGACCACAACATAGAGATCGTCACCGAGGAAAAATCAGGCGAGAAGCGTACGCTGTCCGGGGAAATCTGGGAAAAGAAGGACGACGAAGGTGGCGACGACCTGCAGGACGACGAGCCCATGCTCGGGTTGTCCGAAGACGACGAGCACGACGCCGAAGAGACCACCACCACCTACCTCCGGGAGATGGGGCGGTTTGACCTGCTCACCCCGGAAGAGGAAGCCAAATACAGCAAGACCATACGCCAGGGATTCGAGTCGATTATCAAGGCGATCCGTGAAGATGCCTCCGGCACCCGTGAGATTACCTTGTTGTGCGAACGCATCGATCTCTGGGAGAAACGCGATCCGACCCTGAAGCCGAAGAAACAGCAACTCAACTTCATGCGCTACAATGTCACCAGCGCCGCCAAAAAATACCCGGAGATCCGGGAGCTGTTCGAACTGCAGGCGAAAATGGAGGCCTACAGCCGTTCCATCGAGGTGGCCAAGGACACCATGATCCGGGCCAACCTGCGGCTCGTGGTTTCCATCGCCAAACGCTATATGCACCAGGGACTGACCCTGGCCGACCTGATCCAGGAAGGCAACCTCGGTCTGATGCGGGCGGTCTTCCGGTTTGACTACACTAAGGGCAACAAGTTCTCCACCTACGCCAGCTGGTGGATTCGCCAGGCGATCACCCGGGCCATTCTCGATAAGACCCGCACCATCCGGTTGCCGGTGCATTTTCTCGAGCTGCGCAGCCAATTCTTCAAAGCTTTTTACGCACTGTACAAGGAGCTGGGTCGGGAACCGACACCGTTGGAGATCTCCAAGGCGACCAATCTACCCATGGACAAGATCCTCTCCATCCTCGAGGCCTCGCGCGAGCCGATCTCGCTGGAGACACCGGTGGGTGACGACGATTCGACGCTTGGTGATTTCCTGGAGAACCAGGAATCGCAATCTCCCTACGAGGCGGTGCAGACCAGGGAACTTGCGGGTCGCGTCAAGGAAATTTTGTCGACCCTGTCGGAACGAGAGGAAAAGATCATCCGGTTGCGTTTCGGCATCGGCGAAAAGGCCGAATACACCCTCGAAGAGATCGGCAAGCGGTTCAACGTCTCCCGCGAGCGGATCAGACAGATCGAAAAAAAGGCGCTCAATCGTCTCCGCCATTCCAGCCGGCGGGAGAAGCTGAAGTATTTCATCGACTGA
- a CDS encoding menaquinone biosynthetic enzyme MqnA/MqnD family protein, translating to MSEIVSQTVRIGMVRYINTAPIHCIWQERQHPEGWLMIEDHPAALCAKLGAGEIDLGFVSSYEYGIRPERYRILGDLSISANGPVGSVFLFSRMKPEKLGGQTVLLSAQSKTSVCLVRIVLERFFSIEPVYCCGDVADALRLDAQGILAIGDDALRLKLEGSYQYCLDLGEAWQVHTGLPFVFAVCAVREEFCRSQPDLMARVQRELISCRDEGLRQLPRICSLAAPRIPMAVDGCYSYLQAIQYDLDEKKRQALETFFRYLVEFNEASPTALPLKIVEPEQA from the coding sequence ATGAGTGAAATAGTTTCACAAACGGTACGCATCGGGATGGTGCGTTACATCAACACCGCCCCGATTCATTGCATCTGGCAGGAACGGCAGCATCCCGAGGGATGGCTGATGATCGAGGACCATCCGGCGGCGCTGTGCGCCAAGCTCGGTGCCGGCGAGATCGATCTTGGTTTTGTCTCCTCCTACGAATACGGCATCAGGCCGGAGCGGTACCGGATTCTCGGCGATCTCTCCATCAGTGCCAACGGGCCGGTGGGCTCGGTGTTCCTTTTTTCCCGGATGAAGCCGGAAAAGCTTGGCGGCCAGACGGTGTTGTTGAGCGCCCAGTCAAAGACCTCGGTCTGCCTGGTGCGCATCGTCCTCGAGCGGTTCTTCTCCATTGAGCCGGTCTATTGCTGTGGCGATGTGGCCGACGCCCTGCGCCTCGACGCCCAGGGCATCCTGGCCATCGGTGACGATGCGTTGCGCTTGAAACTGGAAGGATCGTACCAATATTGTCTGGATCTCGGTGAGGCGTGGCAGGTCCATACCGGTCTGCCGTTTGTCTTCGCCGTTTGTGCGGTGCGCGAGGAGTTCTGCCGCTCACAACCGGACCTGATGGCCCGGGTGCAACGCGAGCTCATCTCCTGCCGTGACGAGGGGCTTCGCCAGTTGCCGCGCATCTGCTCGCTGGCGGCACCGCGGATACCGATGGCGGTGGATGGTTGTTATTCGTATCTGCAGGCGATCCAGTACGATCTGGACGAGAAAAAACGGCAGGCGTTGGAGACCTTTTTTCGCTATCTGGTGGAGTTTAACGAGGCCTCGCCGACAGCCCTGCCGCTGAAGATCGTCGAGCCCGAACAAGCGTGA
- a CDS encoding HNH endonuclease, with protein sequence MNDSITRQLLIEMQDFLAPKLDSYEQMLYHYLFRHSHLEGLSSTIIGIRTIQTRAGLGVGQAGSPPSQMVVMKKLRSLEDKGCIKIVSRSSRGTEIRVLLPKDIPGVVPAAQTLPKIDLEELDFFSSPALRLQILKRDKYKCFYCFRNLSEASYTVDHIRPQAEGGRHSYRNVVACCFECNVRKQNRDGKAFLLQNYREGMLTAEEYQERLLALESVQAGGIKPDLTNVV encoded by the coding sequence ATGAACGACAGTATTACGCGACAACTTCTAATCGAGATGCAGGATTTTCTTGCTCCGAAGTTGGATAGCTATGAACAGATGTTATACCACTACCTATTCCGGCATAGTCATCTTGAAGGGCTGTCATCGACAATTATCGGAATAAGAACAATACAAACTCGCGCAGGTCTAGGTGTAGGGCAGGCCGGATCGCCGCCATCCCAAATGGTCGTGATGAAGAAGCTGAGGAGCCTGGAGGATAAGGGATGTATCAAGATCGTTTCTAGGTCGTCGCGGGGTACAGAAATTCGCGTACTGTTGCCTAAAGACATACCTGGCGTTGTGCCGGCCGCACAAACGCTCCCAAAAATAGATCTCGAAGAACTCGATTTCTTTAGCTCCCCTGCTTTGCGGTTACAAATACTCAAGCGAGACAAATACAAATGCTTCTATTGCTTCCGGAACCTCTCGGAAGCAAGCTATACGGTCGATCATATTCGGCCACAAGCGGAGGGTGGCCGACATAGCTATAGAAACGTGGTCGCCTGTTGCTTTGAGTGCAACGTGCGAAAACAAAACCGGGACGGAAAGGCCTTCTTATTACAAAACTACCGCGAAGGCATGTTGACCGCCGAGGAATACCAGGAGCGCCTTCTGGCTCTTGAGTCGGTGCAAGCTGGAGGCATCAAACCGGATCTGACAAATGTCGTCTAA